GAACGTGCACAGCGCACGAATGTGCAGGTATAAAGTAAggtatatctctctctcacacgcgcgcacacacacacacacacacacacacacacacacacacacacacacacacacacacacacacacacactaagtgtgtgtgttagagacaTGAGAAGAAAGGAATTGTGgaagtggtttgtgtgtgtttaggatgTAAGAACGGGAAAGTgatttctctctcgctccctcgctgtATCGATGGGCGCATTAACAAGTATCGGTGcttgcgcgcgtgtgtttgagtgtgaatgggagggtggggggcggCAGGTGGATTTTTTAATAGTTAATGCCCATTGGTTccacccacaaaaacacacgcacgggATTAAAGGTCGGGCCGGGAGTGCGCGAGGCAGGTATAAACGGGTCCGGGTCTCGAGAGGACCAGTCAGTCCCCAGCATCCTCTGAAGCCGGCGGTCGAGCGAGACAAACCTCCGACTTGGGGAACTGCCTCAACTCGGATAGTTCACCTTGACTTTATAATCATCCGCCGACGACCGGGCTTCCACCTTGGCTTTCTTCACGGACATTCATATATTATAGCATAATCGTTTTATTCTCCGGAACTTCTTTTGGATTTTCTTTCCgtctttagaaaaaaatgaGGGCCGTTTGGGCTCTATTCTCCCTCGTGCTTGTGACGAGATGGACCGACGGAGAGGCGCGTGTCAAGCTCAACTCCATCAGAACCATAATCTTACGGGAGACCCACGCGCTGCCAGTGAACCGGACCACAAGCCCCGTGACCGGCGCAGACTTTGCAAAGGTAAATAATGAAcgatttcattttttattttaaagtttcttttaatttttattgtacaggaaagtattaaagGTAACACACTAACAATTTATAAAGGGGCCTGACTTCGTATAaaactgatttccagcaggttcttTTTCTATACAATAAAAACGTATTTTTATGTGTTCCTTTTTATGTATCCTAAAAGATCTCACTTTCTCACCAACTCTCTGTCTAGCTCTACCAGTGCATCAGTGACCTGGAGTGTCATGAGGGCAGCTACTGCCACGCGCCATCAAAGCGGTTCTTCTACTCCCGCTGCAAGGCCTGCCGCCAGAGGAAGAGACGTTGCCAAAGGGACGGAATGTGTTGTCCCGGCCATCGCTGTAGCAACAGTAAGAAATGAACTTAGAAAATGTATTGATGAATGATGGAACGTGTAAATAATGGCTCAATGCATATAAGTACTGCAATGCAGACCAAAATAGTGTCACAatactaactctctctctctctctctctctctctctctctctctctctctctctctctctctctctctctctctctctctctctctctctctctctctctctctctctctctctctctctccctcccccagacaTGTGTGTTCTGGATAGCTCCCTGGCCCAGAGCATCCAAGATGAGGAGCTGATTCCAGAGAAGAGACCATGGAAGACGAGAGGAGCTGTCTCCAAGCTTCCCTCTGTCCGAGGTAaaacgctcctcctcctcactcctccctttGCTCCTCGTCTCTCgtctctcttcctcatctctctcctcctcctccatgcgccttttcccctgctctcctccttgTCCACGGACCAGAGagggtctgtgtttgtatagCAGGGGTGGTGCTTTAGTGTGGCCCTGGGGCCCAACCACACAACGAAAAGCACCCATTCTGGGTCCTGAACGATCGCAATCAAACCGGAGGAGGACGTTATGAGAGTCCAGAGagatttactgtgtgtgtgtgtctgtgtgtgtgtgtgtgtgtgtgtgtgtgtgtgtgtttcaggccaGGTAGGAGACATGTGCCTGCGCTCCACGGACTGCTCCCTTGGCCTGTGCTGCGCCCGACACTTCTGGAACCGCATGTGTAAGCCCGTGCTGCAGGAGGGCCAGGTGTGCACGCGGCAGCGCCGGAAGGTTCAGCACCTGGAGATCTTCCAGCGCTGCCAGTGCGGGGCGGAGCTGAGCTGCAGGACCGTGCGGCAGGAATCCCCCCCggccacttcctcttcctcgtcgtcatcgtcctcttcATCCGCATCCGCTTCGTCATTATTATCAgcgtcatcttcctcttcctcttcctcccatgcCCGCCACGCCTCCCCCCACACATCTCTCCTGTCCAGCTCTTCATCGTCCTCACCGTCATCAGCATCATCCTCGGCTGTGAAGACCAGACTTCACATATGTCagagaaactgagagagagagggagggagggagtgagacagtgagagagggagggggagagagacagtgagagagggagggagggagaaagagagaaatatagagacagagtgagagttagagagggggagacaaagatagagggagagagagagagagaagatgttTAATGCATATCCTGTTCAACTGGCAGACTTTAGGAAGCAAGTTGCTTCCtaagtttatgtgtgtgtgttggggaagggggggggggggcttagtaTCAATCACTTGTTAAGAACtgatctccatgacaacacagCTGAAACTGGGACCACCCCACTAAGTGATGTTGCTCCCCTCGATTTGAGCATGCATGTGAGTTtgtatatgtaaacattttattcttttaaagtTATAGAAATCCTTTTATAATAAACCGATGTTTGCTACTCAACGGCCGTTGTGTCCTTTGACTCTGAAAGGAAACATTCACTGCTCATAAATGTCATGTCGTATGGATGATTTGCATAATGTGTTAAATCTGCTGGCTTCTGGGCTATAACAGTATCATGTAGCTAAGATCTAAGaacaatgtttatttgtgtgcgtatttgtgcgtgtgtgtgtgtgtgtgtgtgtgtgtgtgtgtgtgtgtgtgcatgtatgcgtgtgtttgtgagtttgtgtgtgtgtgtgtgtgtgtgtgtgtgtgtgtgtgtgtgtgtgtgtgtgtgtgtgtgtgtgtgtgtgtgtgtgtgatatcaaTCTTTGCATGTGTGGATGGCTGTGGGCATCTCTGTTGTTAGTTGAGGGAGGTTTacgtaagacacacacacgcgccaacACACAATGTTCTGTGCACCCGCActttgatagtgtgtgtgtgtgtgcgtgagtgtgtgtgtgtgtgtgtgtgtgtgtgtgtgtgtgtgtgtgtgtgtgtgtgtgtgtgtgtgtgtgtgtgtgtgtgtgtgtgtgtgtgtgtgtgtgtgtgtgtgtgtgtgtgtgtgtgtgtgtgtgtgttatctaaCAATAACGGCAAGTCCCCAGTTGTTCCTTCACAAGGCCTGAGGTCCTTGATGACATCACAACCCCCTCATTATGACCAAACACCATGAGCCAGCAGCTGCCTCACATtaatatataaagtatatttTACTGGGAGAagcccagtacaaccacagtaTGCTAATGGTTACAATGGGAGCTGACCAATACAACCACAGTTTGCGATCGGTTAATCTGCGAGCTGCCTAGTGCAACCACAGTTTGCTCCTGGTTGCAATGGGAGTTGACCAATATAACCACatcagggttcgagttaggtgggagccagtgggagctgtgctcccatagagagaggtctggctcccttGAAAGCAGCAATCTCAAATATCTGTggggtctctgaaaatacagcagcataatattttaattacaaataaacttATTTTCCCTTACACATACAGATTAATATGGAtgttaagtaagggataatgtatagaaggGTCATTATCTGGAAAATAATCCCCAACAGGGCGAACCGGTCGCGAAGCAGAGGCCTCTTGCTTCGACCTGAAGCATTATCCTGCTCAtcacacggctacttgccaaaacgaaaaaataacttcacacggtgtgtcttttcacAATTTAGGCTTTTTGTTACCatacgtagtgttgatcagcagagatatagtttGCCAAAGATGTTGACGTCCCTTAGGCTTAGCAATcaaatacgctggggttgataagttaccggactacttgccgAGTGCAACAGTGACGAACTGGGCGGTCTTGCATTCTGGCgagtgccggggggggggggggctctcgtGGGCTGCTTGAGCCGgccggccaatcagagagaAAATATCAGTATTTATACCAGAGATATGGGTCTCTATATTACAGTCATGGTTAGCCTCAACTTTTACATCGGTCTACATTGTTTTGTAGCCAAATTTCTTATTCAGATGATAAAAAATGTGCATggtttgaaataaaacaaatacctataatttctttatttgattatttgattGCAAAAGTTTAAATGAAGCAACGACTTATACGAGCTATGCCGTGGAAGTTGGAATTTGGACACTATACTCTGTCGCCATCACTGATGGCGACTGCCGCCATCAGTGATGGCACCATCAGTTGGAAGTTGATCAATGATGGCGCAATCAATGACGGCCCAATCAGTGATGGCGCCAGAGAAAGAGGTCCTTATGAATTTGGATTCGGATGACAGGGTTGCGGAGAAGAGCAAGCTCCTTTGTACTTTGTTTACTGCATGACGGTATGACGTGTATTTATTATGGAGCGGCTGGCCCTGATGATCTATTGATTTTTTATGCATTGGGGTTGTGCATTGATACGTCCATTTTTTTGGGCCGTTGATTAACGCATTTAAGTTTAAGTTCACACAAAAGTGCAGGTTTTTTCCGTGTGTGAAAAGTTGTATCTGCGAGTTGCGCCCGCGGGTACGCTCGCGCACGTTGCCCGCTGGTGGGTGTTGTTTGATCCCAGTCCTCCACTGGAtaccaaagacgtgaatcagaggcaaaaaatccactttccttgacagcggtcattatatgcttagcaaagGTCAATTATCATAAAATAATTGAGCGCCAGAAgtcgggaaggcccatgcaagtgaacggagcgttctacagcattgagaagagccgtgtaataatagCTTCTATGAcatggctcttctcaatgctgtggaacagCACTGATCAACACTGCGAATGGTAATTGTAGAATGACACagcgtgtgaagttattttttcgttttgctaagtagccgtgtaataagcgggataatgtatcgAAAGtcaccggtcattatcgaaaataagcccctttagggcgaagcaagacacttattttcctgataatgaccgttgttctatacattatcccttacatatttaCTTGAGCATCTAtcgttttttccttttttagaGACCACCGCATagatggaatcataactcgaaccctgaACCACATCCAATGGTTTTACTTGGAGCttcccagtac
This is a stretch of genomic DNA from Gadus chalcogrammus isolate NIFS_2021 chromosome 17, NIFS_Gcha_1.0, whole genome shotgun sequence. It encodes these proteins:
- the LOC130370504 gene encoding dickkopf-related protein 2-like — translated: MCRWTDGEARVKLNSIRTIILRETHALPVNRTTSPVTGADFAKLYQCISDLECHEGSYCHAPSKRFFYSRCKACRQRKRRCQRDGMCCPGHRCSNNMCVLDSSLAQSIQDEELIPEKRPWKTRGAVSKLPSVRGQVGDMCLRSTDCSLGLCCARHFWNRMCKPVLQEGQVCTRQRRKVQHLEIFQRCQCGAELSCRTVRQESPPATSSSSSSSSSSSASASSLLSASSSSSSSSHARHASPHTSLLSSSSSSSPSSASSSAVKTRLHICQRN